Part of the Lolium rigidum isolate FL_2022 chromosome 6, APGP_CSIRO_Lrig_0.1, whole genome shotgun sequence genome, actctagtaccaaacaaggtccAAAAAGGAGAAAAATCTCTTACACTGAACGAGTAAATGCAACAAAGCAACGTACACCAAGAACATGATCTTACTTACCCCAGCGAATAATTTCAGTTCGAAAAAGTTAAAACAGAAGAACCCATAAGCTTTGACTACCGGAAGAGACAGCTTGCTCGCTGACCCGGTGAACTGGTGCTCTATAAAAAATACTCCTTTGAACAAGTCAATCGCTGCCAAGCGACTGCGAAGAACTGCTACTGCCTCAAATTCTATGAACTGTCCATTTCTTCCATTACCTAGGACCATGTGTTCTGCTCGGAATGGGCACTTGAAGATTTTCTCGAGATCACTACTTATTTTCAATAGCTTGTATGAAAGGGATTCTTTCACACGAAGATAGTACATAAATAATTAAGTATGTTGGTCTCTACCTGTCAATAAGGTCAAAGCAGCTGTAGCTGAATTGAACCACAAAGGAAAAGGAGGTTTCACTGAAGAATATGCAATCATGCCTGCTAAGGATCTAGCGAGGCAGCAGTTTCTATCAGAAAAAATGACGAATGCAAGAAAATCCATGTGAGGGAGCTTTATCTCAGAGTACAAAACAATAAGCAACCAGTTGAACAAGCAGCACAACCCAACGTACACCATGTCAACATATCATGGCTGAAAGACTGAATATTGTTCTGAACACTCACAGCACCAGTATGCAAATCAACTATACCAGCACTTTGACTTGAATAACTTCAGCTAGAGCTAAATatacaaggtggtcaagatcggaAAACACAAACTGGAAAACGTTTTCCAATGCTGGAGTTCTTTTTCATAAAACGCGAAAACAAAGCAACTGCTATAAGTCGCAAAATTTATTAAAAATGCTGTCAGTAATCCATGAACACTCCATGATAATAAAAGCAGGTAAAATGAGCTATGTGCAAACATGGTAATCAAAGGATCGCCACCAGGACAATAATAACGGATAAAAACAAGTAAATCATGTACAGTTATCAAACGTGTACTATAATCCATAAGAAATGCAAGGTCTGATTATTTTTAGTAAGTGACTAAAAATATGCCTAGATTGGGAGGTGACAACCCATGGCTCAAGTGCTAATGAAACGAATGAGCAAAATAATAAGATTGAAACAGGTAAAGAAAACAAATGAAGAAATGTGTTAGTTTATATTACCTTCATTATTATTATGAAACATTGGAGTGACATTGGACTGAAATGTGTTAGTTCAAGCAATTTTAAAGTTGTCATCTTAAAATTGAAAAGAATATTGGATTGCCAACCTATGATGCCGTGATCAAGATACAAGAACATCTCAATCCCGACTAGTAATTAATGTCAACTACTATTAAAAGAAGAGTTATCATCCATGTCATGAAGGAGCTTTGATTTTTATCCATAGACAGCCTgaatgaagtaaaaaaaaaatcatcaagtGGAAATGAACACAAACTACTGTTCAGTTAGAAAATGTAAGAACTGTGGCACTGAAGAAGAAACTTTTCATCATTAAAGCCGGTGCAAAAAAAATTATAGACCAGCAGAGATCAATCAGGCAATAAAATGAACATGTGGGAAGAAGAGGAACCTTTGGGTATATGCTAGTATGTATTTGCAGAATCTGATGATGAACAGAGAAAGAACAAGCCGGTTTATATCTATATCCAACCATATATCCTCTGCTTTCGGTACCACATAATCTAGAGTGAGTCAATCATCCGGTATTCAGACACAACAATACTATCTTTGTCAAAGAAACAAAGAATGGACAATGCAAAATTTACGGGGTTGGGGAAATGTGAGGATTGCGCCTCTGTGACTTACTGATATATGGCACAAGCATGTCATAGGAGGACGAAAAGAGAGAATATAAATTCAAGAATATGATCCCTCTCGCCTGTATCATAATCAAGATATAACGAGGAAATGCATTTATTTTTAAGTTTTCAGTTTAGCCTGCTCATACAAGGTTCAAGCGCGTTTTTAAGTTGTCATCTTAAAGTTTAAGAAAATATTGGATTGCCAACCTAGGATGCAGTGATCAAGATAAGTCGCAATCTCCAGTAGTAATTCATGGCAAACACTAGTAAAATAAGAGTTATCATCCACTGCCATCAAAGAGGTACTGAAGGGCAAGAAAAACAGTGGCATAAAAAAATGAATATTTCATGAAGGGCAAATGAAGCAAAACTACTGTCAGATAGAAAGTGTAAACACAGTGGCATCAAAAGAAGAAACTCATCTTCTTTTTTTGGAACCTAGGCAAAGACTTTGAAAATAAAAAGAGTTGGACAGTTTATAAGGAAAATCGGCcgaaaacaaagaagaaacttgTCAGGATCAAAGTCACTATAAGAAAATTATAGACCAGCTGAGATCACTCGGGCAATTTAAAAAAATGAACATGTGGCAAGAAGAGCAAACCTTGGGCACACTATGCATATGCAGAATCTGATGATGAACAGAGAAAGCGCAAAGCATGGTTATATCTATATCCAAACACATATCCTCTGCTTTTGGTACCACATAATCCTCTATAGTCTATCATCCGTTGTTCTGATATAATACAGTAGTAACTATTTCGGTATTTCTAGCATCCCTTTATTTCCCTCTGTCTATACTTATTGCCGATCGATCGAGGGCGTGACTGACTTATATAGGAGTACTAGTATTTCAGCCACTAGTATGAATTATTATTGctaagaagaaggagaggagagCAGGATGAAGAAGTAAGCCATCTACTTCTTGATCCTGCGCACCTTCTTTGCGCCCCAGACCTCCATGCGTCCCTTGGGGCATCCGCAGGGCGCGCGGAAGACGAGCACGGAGCGGCCGTTGGGCGGCGCCATCTTGCGGAGCTCGACCTCGAGCTCCCGGTGCGCGTCGTCGAGATCCACGGTCCGcgcccccgtcccggcggcggcggccgcgagcagcgcggcggccgccggcgagcgCGCGGCGGCGCTGGGCCGGCCGCGCACGCACTCCTCCGTCTCGAGCTGGATGTCGAACTCCACGGCCTTCCGGAGCCCCCGGCAGCGCGGCTTCccgcaccggcgcgcgtggcGGCGGAGCAGGGCCCAGCAGAGCGCGGCCGCCGCGAGGGTCGCCGCGGCGcccgcgagggcggcggcggagaggtagGGGGTGGCTGGGTGGAGCAGGGCGGATAGGGAGAGGATGAGGCGGTTGATGTGGGGGATGAAGAGGAAGCCCAGCGCGGCGagcacggcgaggaggaggagcgcgtcgATGGCGGCGGACATGGAGGAATTTTCGCAGAGGTCGGTGAGGTgtttggaggaggaggtgggggagGATGAGGCGCGCTTGGATCGGGCGTAGGTGGCGTCGGCGGCCCTGCGGTGGTGCTCGaaggcgcggaggaactcgatgaggctCCGGCACTCGGCCATGGCGCGGGGTGGCCCGGCGGGCAATTGACCTGTTTGTTTGCGTCCTGGTGGTGGTGTGGTGCGCGAGTTTTGGAATGGAgaggagagaagggaggtggtggGGGCGTCGGGATCTGTGGGATTTGGCGATGGGATCGGTGGGATTGGGGTTGGGGACTCGGCACGCACCAGCACCACCCCCGCACGGCGATcggggctgggctgggctgggctcgGTCGTCGACGTGTCCCGTCTCGTCGCTTGACGTGCTCCGCTGCGGACGCGAAACTGGGTGTGCAAGGGAACGCGTTCTGTGGCGGGCAGCGGtggtaacttttttttttctttttttggtcaTAGTGCTAACTGCTAAGTATCATATATCATATAGTATATGtatacttgtgtatgatgataCTAGTccctatagtgggtagtatcatggagtaCTACTAATAGTTATGTTATATTTATTGttatttagaatctcaatgcaaattgatatacaagatttgtttgatattaacttttctcgtgatatgcactatgatacagtatccacctatgataCTCATGGTCTAAGCCTGGCCATAGTGCAAAGTATCATATAGTGGTATCATTCATataatactagtctatgatactacccCTATAGTAGTTAATATCAtctagtagtatcataatctcgtgatatttaattatttgtagaatctcaatgcaattgtGTGTATAGGATGTATTTGACATTAATTTTATCTAGTttcacgtgctatgatacagtatcatattatgatactacctccataccagattaatgggcaattacgcacttcgagaaacaaatttgactactaatttggtcaataaaatataaaatatatatcacaaaaattatattattgaaaaaattttttgaatacgaattcaatggtataatttttgtggcatatatctcatattttgttgaccaaatttatagttaAACTTGTTTCTCAAAATGtgtaattgcccattaatccggtatggaggtagtaccactagcatatctctcctcattaattatagcgccacatcagatttttgccaaggtggcatgcatgatactcctTATGATACTAGAACTATGGCTAGCCTAATCacatctctcctccttaattagctgccacatcagtatttttgtgggaccaatataCATGATACTAGCTAAGACACTACtactatggctagcctaagccgtaggcatatattatttgtattcatAGATATAACAATATAAACAAACAACATAACACAAGAAGGATATAAATGGTTGTACTGCTACAAACTACAAATCATGCACGTCCTTCGCCGTAACTACCAACCATGCACGTACTTCGCCGTCGGCCCATCGCCGGAGATGAAGAGCACTAGCAGTTGCTCCATTCTTTGACGCTGAAGAAACTCCCAGCCATAAGATGTTAACGAGTCGCAATAGCCACCAGACCCATAAGACTATATCTAGCTCAATAAAGAACATCGGACAGAGGAACCCTCTGAGCCTCTTCAATGCCGGATCCGAGGCCAGTGCCAGCCCGCCCTTCAAGCGGTCGAATCCCCCACCATCTTCCACAAACAACAACAGTCAACACCGCCGCACTCCAAAAACATCCCATCCCTATCACCACGCCACGACTTATCGTCAGATCGAAACCACTCCAACAGCTTAGACTCCACAAGCCTCTCGTCGGCGTCCGCAACACCTACAGCGAGCAGGAGCATGGACCGGGAGACCATTACTCCTAAGAACACCATCATCATTTGCCCCACCATGACGCCGAGAGAGGAACCTTGAAAACCTAGAAAACATAGGACCAAGACACATACGGACGAGGACCAGACCTCCCTTCTCCCACGTGACGCCAAGACGACGATTGGAAGGGGCAACAGAAGTCACCGGTGAGAGACTGGAACGAGCGAGCGATTGTTTTCCGAGCGGCAGCGGTGGTAACTTAACTCAACACCGAGGCGTTTTCTTTTGGAAAAAGTTTTCTGATCAACTGGCTCTTCCTACCACCGGTTATCTTCCCTAGTTTGTTCCGCGAGGCTGATGTAGCCCGACCATTCTCGATGCTTGTCGGTGCTCTTCTAGCGTGGCCGTCGCCGTGCGCTACTACTGGAGCCTAGGCCGCCGTGGCCGCAACTGCTCCTTAGTTGTCGTGATCGGGTCTCCACCACGACCACCGACCACCACGGCCATCTTCCCACCACCGTCGACGATTTCCCCCACGCGCGGCCACGCCTctgctcctcctctcgctgaCCGCCGTAGTCGTGGCTGCTCCTACGCTGTCGCGCGCAGCTGCAGCTGCGAGCTCCCGTCCCGTCTACTACAAGCTTGTCCCGAGCAGGCCATGCCGAGCTCACCCATGCCGCCATGTGCGTTGTGAGGTCTGAGAAGATAGGTCTGGGGATTCACTATTCTTTCTCAGATAGATCTCTTGTGTCGTCGGCGAGCTTGAATTCAACTACGGTGGTGCCAGGATCAGATACATGTGTTACTCATTATTGTTATGTAAGTACGTGCAAAATGATATAATGGTTTCTCCGAGAGAGATTCCACCCATGTTGCACGCGTGTTCCTTTAATGTTGGATAATGTTTGCAAAATATGTTGAATATACTTGAAAAAATATTGCAAAACAATACAACATTTTCAAAAATATTACACACAGAAAAATATACTCCATAACTGCGGGTAGCTACGGAGGGCTGGTCCTAGCGTTCGGCTTTTTTTCTTTCTCGCCGTGCACTATCGACCAAAGATGATGACCATGCGTCCGGCACGATGGACGGAGGAGGCACGCACACGCACAATGATGTCAACGCTGCAGACGTTACGGTCACCTTTGGACGCGTCCGTCCGTGGCAGTACGTCCCACGATCGGTCATTCCTCGGCGCCGTACGCCACTCCCTGCTCTGGTGCGTTTCTGGACCAAAAAGCTTCCGTGCACAAGTGCGCGACGACACTATCAGGAAAGGAAAGcctcgcagcagcagcagcgcacgTCTCTGGCACGCAGAATTTCGCGCCATTAATAAAGGATGGCTATAGTATCGACTTTCAGATTCGTCCTTTCTTCCTCCCGGTGTCGTCCTGACACGGCGCTTTCCCTTTTTCCATCTTTCCGTGGAGCCTCGCCTTGCCTCCCTGGTGAATTCTGATCGTGGATAGAAGAGCAGGACGACACCCCGTCTGACTAGCTGGGTGATCGCGATGCGTTGCGAACTGGTAGCCGTAAAAGGTGGGCGTCCATCTTGCCGACCGATGAATAGCTTTGAGATAATTGCACAAACTACCAACTCCTAGGCCCAAGGTTGTTAAGACCCAGCGAATCAGACGACTCTGGGGATAATTTGTTGTAAGACCATGTACTATGTTTATAACAAAGCGAATCATAGAGGTTTTTGATATGGTTCCATACACATCGCATGGTAAGCTATGAAAAAAATGCGGATCAACAATTTAGTTCGGTTCATCTCGATAGAAAAATCTGTCCATACGGGACATACAACAAGTAAAATAccttcttttattttttgttggGCCCCACTTGCACATGATTATGCTATTCTACATAGTAGAAATTTAGTAACGAACCTTTGTCTGACCGAGTTTTTGGTTGGTTCGGcgccacatagcacatggcctaaAGAGCTCAGCAGTGTACTCCATCTATTCCAATGAGCAAGTCATCTTTCTTTTTCGTGTTTTATCTTTGACAAAAAATAATCTATGTCTATAATTTTCTTCGATATAAACCATTTAGAAAGTATTTTTCGATATGATTCTAACAATATCAATTATGTACTATATAATCGAGATATTGTTATCCAATATATTCAGTTAAAATTCACCTTAAAATACACATGTGTCTTATTCATAGAGACGGAGGTAGTATTCGATAGTTGGAACCTATTGGGACCCACCTTATGAGTTGGCCTAGCAATCGCTATGCTATGGCATCGGATGTCTGTTCATTGCAATGCAAAATAATCGGGTGCAACAAACCACGACCCGAGAAAGATTCTCCCACTTCCCCTTGGCTCCCAGATGGGGACGGCCCGCCGTAGCCACGTGGGGGTGACGACAGCAGCGGTTCCGAGTGGTTGACCAAATCCGGGCCAAGGTAGACCGTGAACTGAACCAATTTTTCCCCTACCCTCATTAGCTCCCATGCAGCAGCGGCGGCCAACAACTATAGCGGCTCCAAGTGCTCAAGCCGGACTGGCATGCTGGGATTAGGTCGTCGGATTCCATTGTTGGCATTACTGTTGTTGGCCGACCACTGCAGTCACCGGCTAGTCCTTGCAACGGGTCGTCGCCTAGGAAGAAAGGAACAACACCAAGGGTAAGCCTGTTTCGCCCCAGACCATCCACTTAGAGTCACTCCTCTTACCTATCATGTGTCGACGCCACTTCTGCCGCCACCTCTAGGTCATCGCATCGGGCCACTACTATCGCCTAGGAACGAAGAGGACGGGAGAGGAATAAGTTCAGATCTGGGTCTGCCACAACCCCACTTTGCTCGACCTCTTTGAGCTGCTCCAATCGCCGGTTTGGCGTTGCCACCACCACTGGTTCATTAAAGCTATTTTTTGAAATGGATTAGAGTTGTTAAAATACTCATTAAGCTTTTTGCGACAGACTACCTCTAGAATCACCAGTTTGTGAAAAGAAAACAAATTAGTGTTACTGGTTTATGCAATTTTACACCAAAAATTGCTGATTTGTGCAATTT contains:
- the LOC124659609 gene encoding uncharacterized protein At5g19025-like, with the translated sequence MAECRSLIEFLRAFEHHRRAADATYARSKRASSSPTSSSKHLTDLCENSSMSAAIDALLLLAVLAALGFLFIPHINRLILSLSALLHPATPYLSAAALAGAAATLAAAALCWALLRRHARRCGKPRCRGLRKAVEFDIQLETEECVRGRPSAAARSPAAAALLAAAAAGTGARTVDLDDAHRELEVELRKMAPPNGRSVLVFRAPCGCPKGRMEVWGAKKVRRIKK